The proteins below are encoded in one region of Tachypleus tridentatus isolate NWPU-2018 chromosome 4, ASM421037v1, whole genome shotgun sequence:
- the LOC143249583 gene encoding calcyphosin-like protein, with amino-acid sequence MPRPVTAETRNEKEMIENARKQLASTSDPAEKLKLLCLQRGSSGILGLGRVFRRMDDNGSGDLSKDEFIKGLYDTGLGESFSQEEIEEMFIKFDADNSGKIVYNEFLRAIRPRMSKARMDIVEKAFQKLDKTGDGSITVQDLKGVYNVKNHPAYLNGEMTEKQLLVKFLRKFEEEGDINGVVTKEEFFDYYNGVSASIDEDAYFDLMMRNCWKL; translated from the exons ATGCCTCGACCGGTGACAGCGGAAACTCGAAATGAGAAAGAGATGATAGAGAACGCTAGGAAACAGCTTGCTTCTACTTCCGATCCTGCGGAAAAACTAAAGCTTTTGTGTCTTCAACGTGGTTCGAGTGGGATTCTTGGACTTGGCAG AGTTTTCCGGCGAATGGACGACAATGGAAGTGGTGATCTTTCCAAAGACGAGTTTATCAAGGGACTTTACGACACTGGTCTTGGAGAATCATTTTCACAAGAAGAAATAGAGGAAATGTTCATCAAGTTTGATGCGGACAACTCTGGTAAAATCGTTTACAATGAATTTCTGCGGGCTATTAGG CCTAGAATGTCAAAAGCTCGAATGGACATTGTGGAGAAAGCATTCCAAAAATTGGATAAGACAGGGGATGGGAGTATAACCGTGCAAGACCTGAAAGGAGTGTATAATGTAAAAAACCATCCAGCATACTTGAACGGAGAGATGACGGAGAAACAGCTATTAGttaaatttttaagaaaatttgAAGAGGAAGGAGACATTAACGGAGTG GTAACAAAGGAGGAATTCTTTGATTATTACAATGGTGTTAGTGCTTCTATAGACGAAGACGCCTATTTTGACCTCATGATGCGAAACTGCTGGAAACTGTAA